GCCTCCAGATCGCCCCGCTTCTTCTCTAGGGCTTTGACTTTGTCTTCGAGGTCCACAACAGAGGTTTCGTTGGCTTCTAGCGCCGACGCGAGGCCTGCCCGCTCCTTGTCTAACCATCTCTGTTGGTCGTTGAGGCTATGTTTTCGCTGTTCAGCTTGGGATATGTTGTGTCGGATATCGCCAATTCTTTGCTCGATGTTCTTAAACTTCTCCTCCAGAACGATAATACTTGAACGCAGCCGCTCTTCGAATGACTGCAATTTCCTTCGTTTCTCACTTATGTCGCCGGAATAGAAATTCTTCGTTTCGAATTCGAGTTGGAGCTTCTCGGATGTTCCATGTTCGCCCGAGAGTTCCTTTTTGAGCGCACTTAGGTCCCCGCCGAGCAGGGTCTCCTTGGCGATGACCTCTTCCCAGTCCCGCTGCAATTCTTTGAGGTCCATGACGGCGAGGCTTACTTCCAGTGTGCGTAATCGCCGGTTGAGCGCAAAATGTTCATGGGCTTTATTGGCCTGGCTTTGCAACGGTTTGAGCCGGCGCCCGACTTCTTGCGAGATGTCTTTGGCGCGCTGCAGATTTTGCTCCATAGATGAGAGCTTTTTTATGGCGCGCTCCTTTCGCCTCTTATGCTTTAGAATTCCCGCCGCTTCTTCCAGAAGATTTCGCCGCTCCTCCGGTTTGCTGCTGAGAATCTCTTCGAGACGGCCTTGTCCAATGATAGAGTATAGGCCCTTGCCTAAACCCGAGTCGGACAGGAGTTCCTGAATATCGAGGAGCCGACACGGGGAGTTGTTTATGTAGTAGTCGCTCTCTCCCGAGCGATAGAGGCGCCTCGTTATGGTCACTTCACTAAACTCGATCGGCAGCGTACCATCGGTATTGCTGAGCGTAAGGGAGACTTCGGCCATACCCAACGCGGGCCTTGCCGCACTGCCCGCGAATATAACGTCCTCCATCGAGCCGCTCCGCAACGTTCGGGCGCTCTGTTCACCTAAAACCCACATCACAGCATCGCTGATGTTGCTCTTACCGCTCCCGTTGGGCCCGACGATAGCGGTAACACCCGGCTCAAAGCGGAGTATTGTCCGTTCTGCGAAAGACTTAAAGCCACGTACCGTCAACGATTTTAGCTGCAATTGTCGCTCTCCCCATAATGCTATTATTTAGACTTTCCCCACGATATTACCGGTCATGCCTGAGCTTATTTAACGCTTCATTGGCCGCTTCTTGCTCGGCCTTCTTCTTGCTCTTACCGACGCCGCCCCCGTACAACTGGTCGTTCACATAGACTTTTACCATAAAACTTCTATCGTGAATCGGCCCGAATTCTTCGACAGTGCGATATCTCGGTATGTTGCCGTATTTGGCCATAACCAACTCTTGAAGTCTCGTCTTCGGGTCGCCGAAATGCCCTTTCGAGGCCCTATCATCCACCAGGTCGGAGAAGTTTGCAAGAATAAAAGCCTTCGCGGCGTCCATGCCCCGGTCGAGGTAGATAGCGCCGATAATGGCTTCGAGCGCGTCACCCAAAATCGAGACGCGGGTCCTACCCCCGGTCTGCTCGGCGCCTTTGCCCATAAGCAAGCATTCTCCAACATGTAAAGTCTTGGCGACATCGGCCAAAAAATTGGCGTTGACGACGTTCGCGCGAAGCTTCGCTAAATCTCCTTCGTTCAAGTCGGGAAACTCATGATAGATATACTCGGTGACGCTTAAGTTGAGAACGGAGTCTCCTAAAAACTCGAGCTTCTCGTTTGTCTCGGGCAAGTCTTGCTCGAAGCTGTACGACCTGTGCGTCAGCGCCTGGAAGAGTAACCGCTTGTTTTCAAACTCCACATCCAGGTATGTTTCGGCCATGGCGATGTTTTCAGGTAACGACATCTTCTCAACCCCTTTTGCGGGCTGCCCTAAAAACGTATGGCACATAGCTCATAGTTAATAGCACTCGTCATCATCTATGAGCTATTAGCCATTATGTCTCGGCGAAGCCCTAATCGAATAAATTAAATCGCAACTAACGCGTATATTTCTTAATTATCAAGCATGCGTTATGTCCGCCAAACCCAAATGAGTTCGATAACGCCACCGAAATATCCTCGTAGACGGCCGTATTCGGGACATAGTTCAAATCACATTCGGGGTCTGGGCTTTCCAGATTAATCGTCGGCGGCACGGTACCGCGATCAACGGCGAGCGCGCACGCTATAAGCTCCACACCGCCGGCCGCACCGAGCAGGTGCCCCGTCATCGACTTGGTCGAGCTTACCGGCATATTATACGCATGCGCACCAAAGAGACTCTTTATGGCTCTGGTCTCAGCTACATCACCGACCTCTGTCGACGTGCCGTGGGCGTTGATATAGTCTACCTCTTCGGGTTCGATAAGCGCCTCGTCGAGCGCCATCCGCATAGCCCTAATCGCTCCGGAACCGCTCGGGTCCGGCTGGGTTATATGGTAGGCGTCACCCGTCGCACCGTACCCGATTATCTCGGCGTAGATTTTCGCGCCCCTTGCCAGCGCGTGTTCGAGTTCCTCGACGATGAGAATACCGGCGCCCTCCGACATGACAAATCCGTCTCGTTCGCTATCGAACGGCCTGCTCGCCAGCGCAGGCTCGTCGTTTCTCGTTGAAAGGGCCCTGGCGGCGCAGAACGCCGCAAGCCCCAGCGGCGTTATCGATGCCTCGGCGCCGCCGGTTATGATGACGTCCGCGATATCGCGCTTTATCGTCTCGAAGGCTTCGCCGATGGCGTGGCTGCTCGAAGCGCACGCCGACACCGTGCAAAAGTTCGGCCCCTTGGCTCCGAATATGATAGAGATGTGGCCCGCGGCCAAGTCGGTTATCATCATCGGAACCACGAACGGGCTCACCCGTCGCGGACCTTTTTCTCGCAAAATCTGGTATTGCTCTTCCATCGAGCCGAGGCCGCCGATACCCGATCCGACTATGACGCCGGTCCTATCGGCGTTATCCTGGGTTATCGTAAATCGCGCGTCTTCGAGAGCGAGCGCTGTACCTGCGACCGCGAACTGCTGAAACCGGTCCATCCGGCGCGCTTCTTTCGCTTCGACGTAGTCGGTCGGCTGAAAATCGGCGCACTCACCCGCGATTGTCGTCGTATATCCCGCCGTTGAAAATCGCTCGATTTGCTTGATCCCCGATTTCCCGCCGATGATGCTCGACCAGAATTCTTCCAGCCCCACAGCGCCCGAGGTAAGCGGCCCCATCCCTGTGATGACGACCCGTCTACCCATAGGTGCTCACCGGCCTCGTCGCGAGGTCGTACTCCTCGACAAGCCGCCTGAAAATCTCTTTTACCGAGAGTATCTCTTTAATCTCTCCAATGCGCTCACCGCAGAATATCAAGCCGTTCTCGAGGTCGCCTTGTTGCGCTTTGACCAACACATCTATAATGCAGAAGTTCTTCTTACACTCCTTGAGACACTTTTTACATTTGACTTTCTCCTTCGGCGCGTCCTCATCCAGGCCCATCAATTTCTTAACGAACGGACTATTGAGGGCGCGGCCGGGCAATCCGACCGGACTTTGAATTAAAAGAACGTCTTCCGGCTCGGCGGCGATGCACGCTTCCTTCCAGGCCAACGCCGCGTTTGACTCTTCGCTTATCGCGAAACGCGAACCTATCTGCACGCCGCTAGCGCCCATGCCGAGCGCTCTCGCCATGTCGCCGCCGGTTAAAATGCCGCCCGCGGCGATTACCGGTATGTCGACCGCTTCGACTATGCTCGGCAGGACATCCCAGGTAGACTCTAGTGTTCCCAGGTGTCCTCCGGCCTCTTTGCCTTCGAGAATAACCGCGGCGGCTCCCAAGCGTTCGGACATCTTCGCGGCCTTAACCGATGATACTATAGGCACAAATGGTATATTCGCCTCCGCGCACCACTTGAAGGCGTCGCGGGAGAAACCCGCCCCCGCCACCACCAGATCGATTCGCTCTTTGATCGCGGCCTTGACAAGGTTTGCGAATTCCGTAAGCGCTACCATGGCGTTTATACCGATGATGCCTTTGCTCATCTTTTTGGCGGCTCTAATGTTCTCAACTAGCTCGGGCGGCTTCAATCCAGAGGCGGCAATAAGCCCTATGCCGCCCTCATTGGCGACAGCCGCCGCCAACTTGGCCATCGATATGCGAACAGCCATGCCTCCTTGCACAACGGCCTTGGATGCCGTCAAATCACCTATGCGCAGGCTTGGTAGACTCATATAATTCCTTCTTCTTACACATTAATGACTATGATAAACGCGGCGATGATCAACTCGCATCCAACTCCCGAACTCTTTCATAGTCCGCACTTTCGGACTATTCGGCTTACCTAAACCGAGCCCCTGTCACGCGCATTACGTCTTGTTCTCAACATAATCTATCGCGTCCTCAACGGTCGCGATACTCTCCGCATCCTCATCGGGAATCTCGATATCGAACTCTTCTTCCATCGCCATGACAAGCTCGACGATGTCTAAACTGTCCGCACCGAGGTCTTCTACAAATGAAGTCTTTCGTGAAATCTCTTCGGCGTCGACGCCTAATTGCTCGACTATGATGTCTTTAAGCTTCGCAAAAAGCTCCTCGTTTGCCATAAAGACACCTCCTTTCGTCAGATATATATTTACTTGCTTACAAATTGTATATGCTCTCCCCCATGCGGCGCTCGCCGCCGCGCTTATATATTACATCACCATACCGCCGTCTACCACAAGAACTTGCCCGGTAATATAGCTCGCGTCCTCGGACGAGAGAAAAGCGACGGCCGCCGCCACATCGTCCGGCTCTCCGAAACAACCCAGCGGTATTCGGTCCAGATAGTTCTGGCGGACGGCGTCTTTTAAATCGCGCGTCATCTCCGTCTCGATAAATCCGGGGGCTATCGCGTTAACGCGCAGATTGCGGCTTGCGAATTCTTTTGCCAGCGCTTTGGTAAGGCCTATGATACCCGCTTTAGAAGCGGCGTAGTTGGCCTGACCCGCATTTCCGGTCAACCCCACAACGGACGAGATATTAATTATCGACCCCGCTCTTTTCTTCAACATTATCTTGGACGAGGCCTGCGTAACGTTGAAGATACCGGTAAGGTTCGTCTCGATCACCGCGTTCCAGTCGTCCTCTTTGAGCCTGATGAAGAGCGCATCGCGCGCGATTCCGGCGTTGTTTACGACGATATCGAGCGAGCCGAACTTGGCGTTTACTTCCGCGACGACCTCTTCTATTCTCATCCTATCGGTGACGTCGGCCTCGTAAAAGAGAGCCGTGCCATGCCTCGCTAGCGATTTTAACACATTATCGGCCGCGCGGGCGTCGCGACCCGTAAAAGCGATAGACGCCCCGTCTCGCGCCAGCCGCTCGCAAATCGCCGCTCCTATGCCCCGGCTTCCGCCCGTGACCAGCGCAATCTTTCCCTTAAGCTTCATTTATACCTCTTTTAGCCGTGCCATGACTTCGCCCAACAATAAAGGTTTTTCTGTCGCTAATACCTCGACCTGCTTATCGATACGCTTGATTATCTTCGAAAGGACCTGCCCCGGACCTATCTCCACAAAGGTCTTAATACCCAGCCCTATCATCACGCCTATCGATTGCTGCCATTTTACCGGAGACGACATCTGCCCCTCAAGAGCGTTTCGTATTTCGCGCGGGTTTATCGTCGGTTTTGCCGTCGTATTCTGTACGATTGGCGTCCCCGCAGTCAAGAAAATAAAATCATCCAGGTAAGCGTTGAAGCTTTTCTCCGCGTCGAGCATCATTTTAGAGTGAAACGCCCCGCTTACGGGGAGTTCTATTATCTTCTTGGCGCCTACGGCCGAGAGCGCGTCTACCGCCCGGTCGGCCAGGCCTGCCTCTACCGATACGACGATTTGTCCCGGGCAATTATAATTGGCTACCGATATAACGCCGACCTTTGAAATCTCATCGACGACATCATCGACGCCGCGCATGTCCGCGCCTAAGACCGCCAGCATCTTGCCGGAGCGTTTACGCGCTTCGCTGCTCATAAGATGTCCTCTCTTGGCGACTATACGCAATCCGTCCTCGAAATTGAAGCTACCCGAGGCCGCTAACGCGGTGTATTCGCCCAGGCTGTGTCCGGCAATAACCTGCGGCTTGAAGCCTTCGTCTTCGATTATCTTGAATATCGCATAGCTGAGCACATAGAGGCAAGGCTGTGTGTTAACGGTATCGTTAAGCTCCGACTCCGGTCCTTCAATGCTCAGTTTGAGCAAGTCTTTGCCGACGACGTCCGACGCATTCGAAAAGTACTCCTTTATCCCGGGAAAATCGCCCATAAGCTCTTTGCCCATGCCTATGTATTGTGACCCCTGTCCCGGAAACACAAAGGCTATGCCGTCATTGCTCAACATACATTATCCTTCTTGCCCGTATCTCTATTGCCGCGCCGCATGTAAACAGCCGATTCAAATCAAATAAGTGGTCCGTCCTTCTCAAAGCCGAAGAAGGGCCGTGCCGGCTTAGGCTGTGCTAACTTAGCGGCAATGTCTCGCTCATTATACCCTCAAGTCTCAGTATCACCGCTTGGGCGTCTCGGACTATCTCGTTTATGATATCCGCGGCCGGCTCTATCCGCTTTACGAGCGCCGCGCTCTGACCCGCCATCAAGCTGCCGAAATCCACTTCGC
This window of the Actinomycetota bacterium genome carries:
- a CDS encoding nitronate monooxygenase; the encoded protein is MSLPSLRIGDLTASKAVVQGGMAVRISMAKLAAAVANEGGIGLIAASGLKPPELVENIRAAKKMSKGIIGINAMVALTEFANLVKAAIKERIDLVVAGAGFSRDAFKWCAEANIPFVPIVSSVKAAKMSERLGAAAVILEGKEAGGHLGTLESTWDVLPSIVEAVDIPVIAAGGILTGGDMARALGMGASGVQIGSRFAISEESNAALAWKEACIAAEPEDVLLIQSPVGLPGRALNSPFVKKLMGLDEDAPKEKVKCKKCLKECKKNFCIIDVLVKAQQGDLENGLIFCGERIGEIKEILSVKEIFRRLVEEYDLATRPVSTYG
- the fabD gene encoding ACP S-malonyltransferase, with translation MLSNDGIAFVFPGQGSQYIGMGKELMGDFPGIKEYFSNASDVVGKDLLKLSIEGPESELNDTVNTQPCLYVLSYAIFKIIEDEGFKPQVIAGHSLGEYTALAASGSFNFEDGLRIVAKRGHLMSSEARKRSGKMLAVLGADMRGVDDVVDEISKVGVISVANYNCPGQIVVSVEAGLADRAVDALSAVGAKKIIELPVSGAFHSKMMLDAEKSFNAYLDDFIFLTAGTPIVQNTTAKPTINPREIRNALEGQMSSPVKWQQSIGVMIGLGIKTFVEIGPGQVLSKIIKRIDKQVEVLATEKPLLLGEVMARLKEV
- the acpP gene encoding acyl carrier protein, which gives rise to MANEELFAKLKDIIVEQLGVDAEEISRKTSFVEDLGADSLDIVELVMAMEEEFDIEIPDEDAESIATVEDAIDYVENKT
- the rnc gene encoding ribonuclease III, which translates into the protein MSLPENIAMAETYLDVEFENKRLLFQALTHRSYSFEQDLPETNEKLEFLGDSVLNLSVTEYIYHEFPDLNEGDLAKLRANVVNANFLADVAKTLHVGECLLMGKGAEQTGGRTRVSILGDALEAIIGAIYLDRGMDAAKAFILANFSDLVDDRASKGHFGDPKTRLQELVMAKYGNIPRYRTVEEFGPIHDRSFMVKVYVNDQLYGGGVGKSKKKAEQEAANEALNKLRHDR
- the fabG gene encoding 3-oxoacyl-[acyl-carrier-protein] reductase, producing MKLKGKIALVTGGSRGIGAAICERLARDGASIAFTGRDARAADNVLKSLARHGTALFYEADVTDRMRIEEVVAEVNAKFGSLDIVVNNAGIARDALFIRLKEDDWNAVIETNLTGIFNVTQASSKIMLKKRAGSIINISSVVGLTGNAGQANYAASKAGIIGLTKALAKEFASRNLRVNAIAPGFIETEMTRDLKDAVRQNYLDRIPLGCFGEPDDVAAAVAFLSSEDASYITGQVLVVDGGMVM
- the fabF gene encoding beta-ketoacyl-ACP synthase II; translated protein: MGRRVVITGMGPLTSGAVGLEEFWSSIIGGKSGIKQIERFSTAGYTTTIAGECADFQPTDYVEAKEARRMDRFQQFAVAGTALALEDARFTITQDNADRTGVIVGSGIGGLGSMEEQYQILREKGPRRVSPFVVPMMITDLAAGHISIIFGAKGPNFCTVSACASSSHAIGEAFETIKRDIADVIITGGAEASITPLGLAAFCAARALSTRNDEPALASRPFDSERDGFVMSEGAGILIVEELEHALARGAKIYAEIIGYGATGDAYHITQPDPSGSGAIRAMRMALDEALIEPEEVDYINAHGTSTEVGDVAETRAIKSLFGAHAYNMPVSSTKSMTGHLLGAAGGVELIACALAVDRGTVPPTINLESPDPECDLNYVPNTAVYEDISVALSNSFGFGGHNACLIIKKYTR